The window ATAAAATGGTAGTGTATTTGTtctaaaaaaaagttgaattccATCATAATTATTTcgagtttttccaatttttttcaagtttaagtACTTTGTAGGTAGCTTTTCTTTCATTGGGATCTGATGTAGGTCATCGAATAGTAAGATACAAGGGTCATTCTGATTTATCTGGAGATTTTGTGATAGAAGATGTCATAacggaaaacaatgaaaaatatagaCGATTATTTTATATGAGCTCCCAATTAGTGATACAATCAGAAGCGAAATTGAGAATAATAAAATCTAGAAAGGGAATTATGAAAGAAACCGTAGATTTGGTACATTTGACATGTAGACATCACGTTTATATGTCGATAGCTACTTATTTAGCTTGTAATAATAAAACGAAAGCCAATGTTACCGTTATaggtatataatttttattgtaaaattataaaaatttgattaatttagtTTCTGTTGGTCTTAGGTTTGGGAGGCGGTGGTTTATGTTCCTTTCTGCATAAATTTTTacctaaaattaatatttgtggTGTTGATGTCGACAAAGATATGCTTAAAGTGGCTGTAGATTGGTTCAATTTTAAAGAGGATGATAAACTTAAAGCTGAAATACAAGATGGTTTAGTATATATTAGAGAAATGGCAAAAAATGgtaaatatttgttcatttctttaatgtttatttattatattgtgtTTTTTAGGGAAAACATTAGATGCTCTTCTTTTTGATGTCGATAGTAAAAATCATGCGATTGGAATGAGTTGCCCTCCACAACAGTTTATGACtaaagaaactttgaaaaatgttgTGAAAATCGTTGATGATGAAggtaaaaatttatgtttataattgtattctCGCATAACAATattgtcaaatataatttaatcaGTAATTCGATACTTTCTTTTTTAGGTATTTTCGTTGTAAATGTGGTGTTGAGAGATAACCAGCTCCGACCAGGAGTATTggtcaatttgaaaaatcactttaaaaacgtttttagcTACAAATTGCAGGAAGATCTGAACGAAATATTCATCTGTTCAAATGGCTCTATAGAAACGGATAAACTTAAAGATGCTTCCTATGAATtgaattcttttttcaaaaaacacgGTTTAATTGAAAATGGAGTTGATACGGATAAATTTTTACATTCGCTAGTCGCTCAATCGGTGTTTATTTAGGAAATAatttaaagatatatttttacttaatatcatttatttgattCGTGTACAACCGTTTTAGAAGAAACGTTTTCTTCTTGTCtagaataaaagttttcttCAGCTATAGCTTGTAAATTATTCGCCATGGAACTTCCCGTCTGTTTAACCAACGTATAAAATACTCctttgtttttcaaaagtttGTGGGGATGATCAAATTCCGCCACTTCTCCAGCATCCATAACCAAAACTTTATCCGAATCCATAATAGTGTGTAATCTATGGGCTATCGTTAATACTGtacaatttgaaaacttttttctaatagTAGTTTGAAGGATTGAATCAGTCAATGGATCTACGTTGGCAGTAGCTTCGTCTAATactagaattttattatttcttaaaactGCTCTAGCTAAACAAACTAATTGTCGTTGACCGACGCTGAAATTCGAACCTCCTTCGGCCATTTTACTATCCAAACCGGACGGCAATTCGTCCACCGCGTGTTTCAGTTCGACTTCTTCTAAAGATTTCCATAAAatctaaaaagaagaaaaacattattatgTATAACTCGAAACGTTGGGAGTAATTGAATGAACAAACAACTTACGGCATCTTCGTATTCATCAAAAGGATCAAGATTTTTTCTAAGAGTTCCAGAAAATAATACGGGCTCTTGGGGGATTATAGATAATTTTGATCTGAGACATTTCAATTCGacgttttttgtatttacagaatCTATAAAGATATTTCCTTCTATGTAAGCTAATCGGAAGAGCGCTTGTATTAAGGACGATTTACCGGCTCCCGTTCGACCGACTATGCCGATTTTTTCTCCGGGTTGTATTTcaaaattgagatttttcaaAACGAAATCGCCGTCCGGCGAATATCGCAATGacgttttttcgaattttatttttcccgAATCCGGCCAATTCGTCGGCGTTTCTTTTTTATGATTATCTGTTTCGGTTGGTAAATCTCCGTATTCTTGAACTCTTTCTACTGATGTCATTTGATTTTCCAATTCACTCCATTGACGCATGCCCCATTGGAACATACCGGATAGGGTAATCGCTTGAGTTAAGGATAAACCGACGTTTCCACCGAATGATTCTgggaaaattggaaaacaaattaCAACTCTTagcaaagaaattatttataatttttttgtatttcatatttcattttcaagttgatataattttcaacttACCGTTTTGTATAAACAATATGCTGATAACAACGAGTGCTATAAACATCACACAATGAATGTCTAACCAAAATCCGAATCCTCTATTGGCCGTTAAAAACATGTAATAAGCGGACGTATACGCGTCCTGGAAATTATCGAATTCTTTGGTGAGCAATTTTTCCGCTTTGAAAGCTCGGATTGTCGTGAGTCCATTTAGAGAAGCGGCCAAATGAGTGAAAACTGGACTTCGAGCTAAATGAATAATACTATTAATTTAAAGACATTtcgatatttatttcaatataaactatattattcttatttttgttagGCTATTATTGAAGACTGATATTTAAAATCAAGCAAAATTGTCATTGTCGACAAATATAAACTGACGAATGGAATTATTTCGATCGCGTAgctatgaattatttattttaaaatacttaCTAACAGCTTCTACACGTTTAATATCTCTACTGGATGCTAAAAATGCGTATcttatgaaatagaaaataataacaactacAATTGTCGGTATAAGAATCCACGGGTTGACAGAAGTAATTGTTAAAGCCGTCCCTGTTACAATCAAACCaatctaaaaaacaaaaattgaagtagaaataaataagagtatttttataatctgagCGGACTTATATTAACTTTATACTTTTGTTATCATACATATCAAtagtcaatattttcaaaaaaagtttccgCTTACCCCCACTGTATCTACTAAACATATAGGAAGAGTTTCATCCAACGCACCGATATCTTTAGAAAACCGATTAAGAATTCTTCCAGAGGGATTGGTATTGAAAAATTGCATCGGGGAATTgacaattttaataaacatcAAATTGTGAAATCCTGTAGAAGCTGCCAAGCAGAATCTGAAGAAACATATCGACCTAGTTACCGCTAATATTATGGTGAATATGATGAGACAACTATAAATTACGATTGTATTATGTTCGTTTAGTATTTTATCCCAAAACATTTTGTCTTCGTTTTCAATGGAATTGTTTTTCTCCACCCTCCATTGTTCTAAATTTACCCTagaattataaatagaaaaaaaaattaataaatacaacaaCATTATAAAACTTACCAAGTCGTAAGGAATATATCGGCCGAATTGCCGAGAGCTTGCGCGGCAACGAAAGCGGAAAATAGCGCTACGGTTTTTATCCAATGTCCACCGGCTTTGAAATAATTGAGATAAACTCGTTTTGATACCGTACCGGAAGCACGTTCTTCtcttttttgttcaataatttctGATTCCGCGATTTCTCCTTCGGACTCTACTGAATCCGCTCTCGATAATCTACTAGGATTTTCCTTCTTTTCATCTTCTTTCGAAGATTCCAATAGTTTCGTAAAAGCGCTATCGGAATTTTTTAAAGCGTTATAAGTACCGGAAGCTTTAACTTTACCGTCTtccaataaatatatacaatccGCGTTACGTAAATATTGCAATTGATGAGTTATTAAAATGAcgcatttatttttcaaatgttcttTAAGacatttattgtataattcTTTACCGACTCGAGCGTCTACCGCCGACAGAGGATCGTCCAACAAATAAATATCCGCATCTCTATAAATGGCTCTAGCTAAATTAATTCTAGCTCTTTGTCCGCCACTCAACATCGCACCTCTTTCCCCAACCAACGTTCTATCGGCGTGAGGAAACAAAGATAGATCCCTTTCTAAGGAGCATACCCGCAAAACCTCCGCGTATCTTGATTCGTCGTATTTTTGAccgaatattatattttgtctGATACTACTGCCGAATATCCAAGGTTCTTGAGATGCGTACGAAATGGTACCTTCGATATCAATGCTACCCGAGGTAATCAACAGTTCTTTTAAAATCACATGTAGAAGCGTTGATTTTCCTCCGCCTACCGGACCCACGATCGCTATAAGTTGATTCGATTTAGCTTCGAACGTAACGCCTTCTAATGTATTATCCGGCATGGATTTCACCCATTTGGcgcaaacatttttcaatttgattctcgTTTCCTTTTTCGATAATGGGTTAGTCGAAATAACgccattaaattttttattatcctcCGCATTTTCTAATTGATCGtacaacaaaaacttttgaattctAGACATAGAAACCAATGTTTCGGCGAGTTGAGTAATGGCCTGTGGAAAATGCTGAGTTACGACAAGTCGTAAAAATGCGTAAAATGAAGTAACTGTAAATGCGTACGATGCGTTTAACGAATTTCCCGTTAGAACGTAAGTTAAGATACATAAATATACTGCGGTTCTACTCATAGTCAGATTAAATGACATCAATATTCCTCTGATCATCGAAGTACGTTTGATTTCGGCAATTTCCTTCctggaacaaataaaaagaaaaaataggtTTGAAAAGCTATTTATAATCTCAtctttgaatataaatttttttttcaattagctCTAGTGTTGAAAGTGATATTTCAAGTTTATCTTATTCAAACTTCATCTTTTTCATTCTTCAATAATAATGCTTAGACGATACtatgaaaattgtcaatttcGTATCTGCTAtatgtaaaaacaaaaagtgGATTACTTCTTGACATTCTTacgtttaataaaattaatgtagatttttgttttccaaattgTACAATCGAATTTAGCACACCTACgcattatatatcaaatttaataaaaatctgtttattATATAAAGTATACGCTGCATTCCACTCCtagattttacaaaattatcttATAATTGCTAATAGTTTAACAAAGTTATAATTTGggattatcaacaaaaaaaaatattagtaaaatccgaattaaactaaaaaatgttgatagGTATAAAGGGAAGCAagatttctaaataataatcaCTTCACAAAGTTCTTTTTACCTAAATTGATATCAAGATATTATCCGcataataacaaatattcatGGATGTTCAAAGCGTGGAATTTATATTCAGTATTGGAACAactttaatatttaaaacatcgaaatattttattaatgattacTGAAAAATTTATCGTTCGCGAATCCATTTAATCAAAGATATTCTACGCTTTCAGTATATTCTTCAATTATGTACTTGTCTACTATTTACTATATATAAGTATcggtgaaaaatataaaatcaattcgAGAATATAatcctttttatatatattcaactTACCTCCTCACAAATTCAACTAGTTTCGAGAAAGGTTTCTCCCAAGTATACATTTTTATCACTTGGATACCACTTATAATTTCATTCATCAATCTTACTCTTTCGTCTGTTCGTATCGCGGTTTTCAATCGGTATCTTGACGTTAATTTAGCCATGTacactaaaaattgaataatgaaaatatcagttCTTTATTTttgagtagttcaaatgtaccgcaagagaaaattgaagaagTGACGAAATGAAGTGATGAATTTATAGATTACCTACTTTGGAATGGCAAAAAAGATAAAAGGAAAACACATCCAATTAAACCAGTAACCCCGAcgtaaaaatataatagaatcaTAACAATAATCGTTTCGCATGGTGCCAGCCACAGGTTGTGTATGTGTTGTACTGAAAAATCAAATCTTCCCACATCGTTCGATAACAAATTAACCATTTGTCCTATAGTAGTTTCCACCAATGCTGTTTTGCTTAATATCAATGCTTTTCTATATATCAACGCACAAGCTGCCACTCGAATTTTCATACCAAGTCGCATCACGCGCATTTGGTAATTGTGGACTGATGTTATTTGAGTCAGTGATGCCAAAATTATTAAAGACGCGTTGACGTATATCTCCCATGGATTATCTCGCTTCGATCCTGGTTGAAAGTAACTTATTAATCTTGAGATGAGCATTGGTTGAgctattctaaaaaaatttaataattttttcaattatcactCTTTTAATTTTCGAGATATGTataaactgaaacaaaaatttcgtatactataataaataacGTTACTCCATATTCACAAACTATTCACCTGATAAAATCCGTAAAAGcgttgaaaaatccaaaaaataatagttctAGCTTAAAGACACTGAACATAGCCCATACTAAAGATGGTTTGTCCTTTAATAATTCCTTTTTCCACGCAGCGTTAAGACGTTCGCCCAAAACATCGGATTTTTGGGAATTTCCAGTTAAATACATATCATTTTCGTCGAGATCTCTTCTAAATCCTTTCGATAGAAATCCAGGAAaccaactaaaaaaattattgatgttCACAACAACAATTGAGCATTATATAAAACTTACCAGAAAAACAACCTTGAAAACAAATTCACCCTTTTCAAAGGATgaggttttttctgtttttgattcaatttaagTTCTTCcataatattaaattctaaaatacaaaaaaaatcattataaaataatacacATGTATTAAAATGTAGAATATAGAATTTACTACGGTGATGGAAAAACCACTATTGCATTCTACAAACCGAATGCACCAAATATTTCTCTTCTATCGAATACCAGAATGAGATATATTAAAAAAGAGACCTTACATCTTTAAAACAAATGGTAAAAACTACTTAATGactaaaacttttgaaaaaattaatgggatttttaaattaaaaaccaaatCACAACCACTATTGAAATCAAACTTGCGACTAAAATTTCATCTCTTATCTTCTTttatatgattaattttttttaacaatggtaTTTGTGATTAGTAGATAGTAACTGACGTCATGATAAAACAATATGTGAGCTCTTGTCGAGATTATTGAGATATTATATAGCtgttatttaatatacaaatttgttttaatacttAATAAGAAAGTTTGTTAATATTATGCAAATTATCTGATATTTATCCTAATTCGTGATACTCTAAAACTCAAGtcttttgaacaaaaaaattagttaataatttGCGCTGacctctttttcttctttgttcCAGCAGAAAACTGAAACCACGTTAgatataacgaaatatatgaTGTCAACAAAATAGTCTGAATAATTAAGGAAATTGACGCATCTATCGCGATTCTTTATTAAAAGcactaattaaaataaaactccAACAACCATACAAGTTACATGACATTATATTTAGTTGTTCACGAGCATCGTTTGCATTATAAAAgcaattttgttaaatattaaaatacttttgtGAAAACGTACGTACTTCCTGTTAACAATAGATAATATTATCTTGAAAGATCAACTTTCGatatttataaatggaaaaatttagcaaaattatatttcatatgcaaataaaaaactattatgcAATATATCTTACCTCAATTTTGTCCACGGCTATGTATTTTCACCTCATACCTTTAATTAACTTATTCAAACTAAGTATGTACATTTAAGGTATAGACACTATTAATTGAATTTGCTACTGAGATTTGAaacgataaatattttcaattagatTATGTTGATAGATTGGTTAATCAAATTGtaagatatttaaattattttaaaatcaaggttatcatttttaacaattcatTTATTGAATCGAGTActtatgaaatttgaatatcaaaTACGGTTACACATTGCAACGCATGTATAAACATCTTAAAGGTATCGaggttttagtttttgaaacacTATTACTTATactatacatatataaaaaatatgttaataatttgttcaaataaagTCGGACTCCTATTGGtagatataaatttgaattcaatCATATGTATTCTTATGAACCTTTGGCATTGAGAATATATTTGACCATTAGATTTGTACTAGTAGTAATATCGAAAGGTTTGGACGCTAGATTTGATACATAATTATAACGTATACCGTTTGTTATACCGGTCTTGTATAGCAATCTAATTTTCtgtattgttaataaaatactTACAAAATATCTTCATTATCTATATATCTAATCAGCAAATTCATTACGCAATATGATGTAAGTAAATATATCCATTTGAAAAATTCGTAGCATAAAAGGACAAATCAAGATTACGTGTAAAAAAGTACCGACCTTACTTGCGGTTTCAAGTTAACAATGAAATTATGATCGATTGATAATTACTgtatataattcatttatttttacaatgttTATTAGATAATAGTATATCGAACCACATGTTCAGTGAGATAaccttcaaataattatttcctatggtatttttatacttttgcGAATTCTTTTGTGTTAAACAGAGAATGTCGCACCACACGTTCAGTTCGAGTAATGACAAAAAAGGTAAATATATGTGTTGtacattatttcattttctaattattttatgtttttcaaggaaaacatttttgatgttGACAGTAGAAATCAAACAATTGGAATAGTTGTCCCTCacaatttatgaataaaaaaacattggaaaatgttataaaaattgtttatctaaCATTTTTATTCGTGCCTATCAACTatagtgaaataaaatttatatagtatcaatatttataaatttggtGTCGAGAAATAATCAACTCCGACAGGATATATAGTTCaacatgaaaaatcattttaagaatatttttacgAACTTACAAACTGTTAGAAGATCTGaacgaaatatatatttaaatggcTTTAAAGAAACGAATAAACTTTTTATGGATTGAAATATTCGACGatttatagataaatatttatactcGCTAGTAGCTCAATCAGTggttatttagaaaataatttttacttaatatcatttatttgattCGTGTACAACCGTTTTAGAGGAAACGTTTTCTTCTTGTCtagaataaaagttttcttCGGCTATAGCTTGTAAATTATTCGCCATGGAACTTCCCGTCTGTTTAACCAACGTATAAAATACCCCCTTGTTTTTCAAAAGTTTGTGGGGATGATCAAATTCCGCCACTTCTCCAGCATCCATAACCAAAACTTTATCCGAATCCATAATAGTGTGTAATCTATGGGCTATCGTTAATACTGtacaatttgaaaacttttttctaatagTAGTTTGAAGGATTGAATCAGTCAATGGATCTACGTTGGCAGTAGCTTCGTCTAATactagaattttattatttcttaaaactGCTCTAGCTAAACAAACTAATTGTCGTTGACCGACGCTGAAATTCGAACCTCCTTCGGCCATTTTACTATCCAAACCGGACGGCAATTCGTCCACCGCGTGTTTCAGTTCGACTTCTTCTAAAGATTTCCATAAAatctaaaaagaagaaaaacattattatgTATAACTCGAAACGTTGGGAGTAATTGAATGAACAAACAACTTACGGCATCTTCGTATTCATCAAAAGGATCAAGATTTTTTCTAAGAGTTCCAGAAAATAATACGGGCTCTTGGGGGATTATAGATAATTTTGATCTGAGACATTTCAATTCGacgttttttgtatttacagaatCTATAAAGATATTTCCTTCTATGTAAGCTAATCGGAAGAGCGCTTGTATTAAGGACGATTTACCGGCTCCCGTTCGACCGACTATGCCGATTTTTTCTCCGGGTTGTATTTcaaaattgagatttttcaaAACGAAATCGCCGTCCGGCGAATATCGCAATGacgttttttcgaattttatttttcccgAATCCGGCCAATTCGTCGGCGTTTCTTTTTTATGATTATCTGTTTCGGTTGGTAAATCTCCGTATTCTTGAACTCTTTCTACTGATGTCATTTGATTTTCCAATTCACTCCATTGACGCATGCCCCATTGGAACATACCGGATAGGGTAATCGCTTGAGTTAAGGATAAACCGACGTTTCCACCGAATGATTCtgggaaaatttgaaaacaaattacaaCTCTTagcaaagaaattatttataatttttttgtatttcatatttcattttcaagttgatataattttcaacttACCGTTTTGTATAAACAATATGCTGATAACAACGAGTGCTATAAACATCACACAATGAATGTCTAACCAAAATCCGAATCCTCTATTGGCCGTTAAAAACATGTAATAAGCGGACGTATACGCGTCCTGGAAATTATCGAATTCTTTGGTGAGCAATTTTTCCGCTTTGAAAGCTCGGATTGTCGTGAGTCCATTTAGAGAAGCGGCCAAATGAGTGAAAACTGGACTTCGAGCTAAATGAATAATACTATTAATTTAAAGACATTtcgatatttatttcaatataaactatattattcttatttttgttagGCTATTATTGAAGACTGATATTTAAAATCAAGCAAAATTGTCATTGTCGACAAATATAAACTGACGAATGGAATTATTTCGATCGCGTAgctatgaattatttattttaaaatacttaCTAACAGCTTCTACACGTTTAATATCTCTACTGGATGCTAAAAATGCGTATcttatgaaatagaaaataataacaactacAATTGTCGGTATAAGAATCCACGGGTTGACAGAAGTAATTGTTAAAGCCGTCCCTGTTACAATCAAACCaatctaaaaaacaaaaattgaagtagaaataaataagagtatttttataatctgagCGGACTTATATTAACTTTATACTTTTGTTATCATACATATCAAtagtcaatattttcaaaaaaagtttccgCTTACCCCCACTGTATCTACTAAACATATAGGAAGAGTTTCATCCAACGCACCGATATCTTTAGAAAACCGATTAAGAATTCTTCCAGAGGGATTGGTATTGAAAAATTGCATCGGGGAATTgacaattttaataaacatcAAATTGTGAAATCCTGTAGAAGCTGCCAAGCAGAATCTGAAGAAACATATCGACCTAGTTACCGCTAATATTATGGTGAATATGATGAGACAACTATAAATTACGATTGTATTATGTTCGTTTAGTATTTTATCCCAAAACATTTTGTCTTCGTTTTCAATGGAATTGTTTTTCTCCACCCTCCATTGTTCTAAATTTACCCTagaattataaatagaaaaaaaaattaataaatacaacaaCATTATAAAACTTACCAAGTCGTAAGGAATATATCGGCCGAATTGCCGAGAGCTTGCGCGGCAACGAAAGCGGAAAATAGCGCTACGGTTTTTATCCAATGTCCACCGGCTTTGAAATAATTGAGATAAACTCGTTTTGATACCGTACCGGAAGCACGTTCTTCtcttttttgttcaataatttctGATTCCGCGATTTCTCCTTCGGACTCTACTGAATCCGCTCTCGATAATCTACTAGGATTTTCCTTCTTTTCATCTTCTTTCGAAGATTCCAATAGTTTCGTAAAAGCGCTATCGGAATTTTTTAAAGCGTTATAAGTACCGGAAGCTTTAACTTTACCGTCTtccaataaatatatacaatccGCGTTACGTAAATATTGCAATTGATGAGTTATTAAAATGAcgcatttatttttcaaatgttcttTAAGacatttattgtataattcTTTACCGACTCGAGCGTCTACCGCCGACAGAGGATCGTCCAACAAATAAATATCCGCATCTCTATAAATGGCTCTAGCTAAATTAATTCTAGCTCTTTGTCCGCCACTCAACATCGCACCTCTTTCCCCAACCAACGTTCTATCGGCGTGAGGAAACAAAGATAGATCCCTTTCTAAGGAGCATACCCGCAAAACCTCCGCGTATCTTGATTCGTCGTATTTTTGAccgaatattatattttgtctGATACTACTGCCGAATATCCAAGGTTCTTGAGATGCGTACGAAATGGTACCTTCGATATCAATGCTACCCGAGGTAATCAACAGTTCTTTTAAAATCACATGTAGAAGCGTTGATTTTCCTCCGCCTACCGGACCCACGATCGCTATAAGTTGATTCGATTTAGCTTCGAACGTAACGCCTTCTAATGTATTATCCGGCATGGATTTCACCCATTTGGcgcaaacatttttcaatttaattctcGTTTCCTTTTTCGATAACGGGTTAGTTGAAATAACgccattaaattttttattatcctcCGCATTTTCTAATTGATCGtacaacaaaaacttttgaattctAGACATAGAAACCAATGTTTCGGCGAGTTGAGTAATTGCCTGTGGAAATTGTTGAGTTACAGCTACTCGTAAAAATGCGTAAAATGAAGTCACTGTGAATGCGTACGATGCGTTTAACGAATTTCCCGTCAGAACGTAAGTTAAGATACATAAATATACTGCGGTTCTACTCATGGTCAAATTAAATGACATCAATATTCCTCTGATCATCGAAGTACGTTTGATTTCGGTAATTTCCTTCCtggaacaaacaaaaagaaaaaaaggctTTAAATGCTATATATAATCTCATCGTAggatagtttttttattttctctagtGTTAAAAACTGAATCtaagttatttattattcaaactctattccttaatttttttttaataataataattagacaATAATATGAAAGTTGACACATTCTTATCAGTTTCTAGGAAAAAAAGGTGGTTGcatggaaacattttttttataattaaaacaaaatgtttttcagACTCCACATTGTAATAATATATGTTTCATCGGATTGGATTAAAAGCTGTCTATAGATTTATTCCTAAAATTTGACATCATACTCCAagatgtttaaaaattattttttaattgttaattccAGGACTGTATTGTAATTTAGGGTTATGAAGAAATCTTAATTAAACTGAAAATGTtaattaaatgaagaaagaatttctaaataattttcactttaaaaagTAATTGATTGAAAACAAATTGCTATATAGTATAACGTCGACAcaataactaatttatatagTTGTTCAATGATTATCAAGGACGACTGTGgctaaaaacatcaaaatattttattaatgattacCGAAAAATCTATAGATTCGCGCTTCCTTTCGTTCAAATATATTCCATGCTCTTAAACATATCTAGTGATGTAAACAGCCTCCGGTCTATTCTTcaactacattttttgttctataTATTATAAGTA of the Diorhabda carinulata isolate Delta chromosome 7, icDioCari1.1, whole genome shotgun sequence genome contains:
- the LOC130896854 gene encoding probable multidrug resistance-associated protein lethal(2)03659 isoform X1 translates to MEELKLNQKQKKPHPLKRVNLFSRLFFCWFPGFLSKGFRRDLDENDMYLTGNSQKSDVLGERLNAAWKKELLKDKPSLVWAMFSVFKLELLFFGFFNAFTDFIRIAQPMLISRLISYFQPGSKRDNPWEIYVNASLIILASLTQITSVHNYQMRVMRLGMKIRVAACALIYRKALILSKTALVETTIGQMVNLLSNDVGRFDFSVQHIHNLWLAPCETIIVMILLYFYVGVTGLIGCVFLLSFLPFQMYMAKLTSRYRLKTAIRTDERVRLMNEIISGIQVIKMYTWEKPFSKLVEFVRRKEIAEIKRTSMIRGILMSFNLTMSRTAVYLCILTYVLTGNSLNASYAFTVTSFYAFLRLVVTQHFPQAITQLAETLVSMSRIQKFLLYDQLENAEDNKKFNGVISTNPLSKKETRIKLKNVCAKWVKSMPDNTLEGVTFEAKSNQLIAIVGPVGGGKSTLLHVILKELLITSGSIDIEGTISYASQEPWIFGSSIRQNIIFGQKYDESRYAEVLRVCSLERDLSLFPHADRTLVGERGAMLSGGQRARINLARAIYRDADIYLLDDPLSAVDARVGKELYNKCLKEHLKNKCVILITHQLQYLRNADCIYLLEDGKVKASGTYNALKNSDSAFTKLLESSKEDEKKENPSRLSRADSVESEGEIAESEIIEQKREERASGTVSKRVYLNYFKAGGHWIKTVALFSAFVAAQALGNSADIFLTTWVNLEQWRVEKNNSIENEDKMFWDKILNEHNTIVIYSCLIIFTIILAVTRSICFFRFCLAASTGFHNLMFIKIVNSPMQFFNTNPSGRILNRFSKDIGALDETLPICLVDTVGIGLIVTGTALTITSVNPWILIPTIVVVIIFYFIRYAFLASSRDIKRVEAVTRSPVFTHLAASLNGLTTIRAFKAEKLLTKEFDNFQDAYTSAYYMFLTANRGFGFWLDIHCVMFIALVVISILFIQNESFGGNVGLSLTQAITLSGMFQWGMRQWSELENQMTSVERVQEYGDLPTETDNHKKETPTNWPDSGKIKFEKTSLRYSPDGDFVLKNLNFEIQPGEKIGIVGRTGAGKSSLIQALFRLAYIEGNIFIDSVNTKNVELKCLRSKLSIIPQEPVLFSGTLRKNLDPFDEYEDAILWKSLEEVELKHAVDELPSGLDSKMAEGGSNFSVGQRQLVCLARAVLRNNKILVLDEATANVDPLTDSILQTTIRKKFSNCTVLTIAHRLHTIMDSDKVLVMDAGEVAEFDHPHKLLKNKGVFYTLVKQTGSSMANNLQAIAEENFYSRQEENVSSKTVVHESNK